A stretch of the Pan troglodytes isolate AG18354 chromosome 20, NHGRI_mPanTro3-v2.0_pri, whole genome shotgun sequence genome encodes the following:
- the SAMD1 gene encoding sterile alpha motif domain-containing protein 1, whose amino-acid sequence MAGPPALPPPETAAAATTAAAASSSAASPHYQEWILDTIDSLRSRKARPDLERICRMVRRRHGPEPERTRAELEKLIQQRAVLRVSYKGSISYRNAARVQPPRRGATPPAPPRAPRGAPAAAAAPPPTPAPPPPPAPVAAAAPARAPRAAAAAATAPPSPGPAQPGPRAQRAAPLAAPPPAPAAPPAVAPPAGPRRAPPPAVAAREPPLPPPPQPPAPPQQQQPPPPQPQPPPEGGAVRAGGAARPVSLREVVRYLGGSGGAGGRLTRGRVQGLLEEEAAARGRLERTRLGALALPRGDRPGRAPPAASARPSRSKRGGEERVLEKEEEEDDDEDEDDEDDVSEGSEVPESDRPAGAQHHQLNGERGPQSAKERVKEWTPCGPHQGQDEGRGPAPGSGTRQVFSMAAMNKEGGTASVATGPDSPSPVPLPPGKPALPGADGTPFGCPPGRKEKPSDPVEWTVMDVVEYFTEAGFPEQATAFQEQEIDGKSLLLMQRTDVLTGLSIRLGPALKIYEHHIKVLQQGHFEDDDPDGFLG is encoded by the exons ATGGCGGGGCCCCCGGCCCTACCCCCGCCGGAGACGGCGGCGGCCGCCACCACGGCGGCCGCCGCCTCGTCGTCCGCCGCTTCTCCGCACTACCAAGAGTGGATCCTGGACACCATCGACTCGCTGCGCTCGCGCAAGGCGCGGCCGGACCTGGAGCGCATCTGCCGGATGGTGCGGCGGCGGCACGGCCCGGAGCCGGAGCGCACGCGCGCCGAGCTCGAGAAACTGATCCAGCAGCGCGCCGTGCTCCGGGTCAGCTACAAGGGGAGCATCTCGTACCGCAACGCGGCGCGCGTCCAGCCGCCCCGGCGCGGAGCCACCCCGCCGGCCCCGCCGCGCGCCCCCCGCGgggcccccgccgccgccgccgcgccgcCGCCCACGCCCGCCCCGCCGCCACCGCCCGCGCccgtcgccgccgccgccccggCCCGGGCGCCCcgcgcggccgccgccgccgccacagcGCCCCCCTCGCCTGGCCCCGCGCAGCCGGGCCCCCGCGCGCAGCGGGCCGCGCCCCTGGCCGCGCCGCCGCCCGCGCCAGCCGCTCCCCCGGCGGTGGCGCCCCCGGCCGGCCCGCGCCGCGCCCCCCCGCCCGCCGTCGCCGCCCGGgagccgccgctgccgccgccgccacaGCCGCCGGCGCcgccacagcagcagcagccgccgccgccgcagccaCAGCCGCCGCCGGAGGGGGGCGCGGTGCGGGCCGGCGGCGCGGCGCGGCCCGTGAGCCTGCGGGAAGTCGTGCGCTACCTCGGGGGCAGCGGCGGCGCCGGCGGTCGCCTAACCCGCGGCCGCGTGCAGGGGCTGctggaggaggaggcggcggcgcgAGGCCGTCTGGAGCGCACCCGTCTCGGAGCGCTTGCGCTGCCCCGCGGGGACAGGCCCGGACGGGCGCCGCCGGCCGCCAGCGCCCGCCCGTCTCGCAGCAAG AGAGGTGGAGAAGAGCGAGTGcttgagaaagaagaggaagaagatgatgatgaagatgaagatgatgaagatgatgtgTCAGAGGGCTCTGAAGTGCCCGAGAGTGACCGTCCTGCAGGTGCCCAGCACCACCAGCTTAACGGCGAGCGGGGACCTCAGAGTGCCAAGGAGAGGGTCAAGGAGTGGACCCCCTGCGGACCGCACCAGGGCCAGGATGAAGGGCGGGGGCCAGCCCCGGGCAGCGGCACCCGCCAGGTGTTCTCCATGGCAGCCATGAACAAGGAGGGGGGAACAG CTTCTGTTGCCACCGGGCCAGACTCCCCGTCCCCCGTGCCTTTGCCCCCAGGCAAACCAGCCCTACCTGGGGCCGACGGGACCCCCTTTGGCTGTCC TCCTGGGCGCAAAGAGAAGCCATCTGATCCCGTGGAGTGGACCGTGATGGATGTCGTCGAATATTTTACTGAGGCTGGATTCCCGGAGCAGGCGACAGCTTTCCAAGAGCAG GAAATTGATGGCAAATCTTTGCTGCTCATGCAGCGCACAGATGTGCTCACCGGCCTGTCCATCCGCCTCGGGCCAGCCCTGAAAATCTACGAGCACCACATCAAGGTGCTTCAGCAAGGCCACTTTGAGGATGATGACCCCGATGGCTTCTTAGGCTGA